The Enterobacteriaceae endosymbiont of Neohaemonia nigricornis genome has a segment encoding these proteins:
- the hisC gene encoding histidinol-phosphate transaminase → MLNSKNNIQKICISNIARQDIIHLQPYQSARIIDNNTYNKILLNANELPNNTIFNLKINTFNRYPEPQPIELLNNYSKYINININNILITRGADEGIELLMKVFCTSHDDYIMFFPPTYGMYKISAQILGIKYRIINNLQNQQLNLQKIKENLFNIKICYICNPNNPIGNLLQKEDLIQLLNITKNNTIIVIDEAYIDFCIKNTLVSLIKKYNNLVILRTLSKSFALAGIRCGFVIANIYIINLLRKVIAPYPVPQPVSDIAIQALQKKNINIMFNNIDILMNNKYWLIEHLKKISFVKYIYPSVTNYILVEFINAEYIFKYLYSKNIIVRSQNHEPQLKNCIRITIGSFDECKKLIFILNQLSL, encoded by the coding sequence TTGTTAAATTCAAAAAATAATATACAAAAAATATGTATATCAAATATAGCAAGACAAGATATTATTCATTTGCAACCATATCAATCTGCAAGAATTATAGATAATAATACATATAATAAAATATTATTAAATGCTAATGAATTACCTAATAATACTATATTTAATTTAAAAATTAATACATTTAATAGATATCCTGAACCGCAACCAATAGAACTATTAAATAATTATAGCAAATATATAAATATTAATATTAATAATATTTTAATTACTCGAGGTGCTGATGAAGGTATAGAATTATTAATGAAAGTATTTTGTACATCTCATGATGATTATATTATGTTTTTTCCACCTACTTATGGTATGTATAAAATTAGTGCACAAATTTTAGGTATTAAATACCGTATAATTAATAATTTACAAAATCAACAATTAAATCTACAAAAAATAAAAGAAAATTTATTCAACATAAAAATATGTTATATATGTAATCCAAATAATCCTATAGGTAATTTACTTCAAAAAGAAGACTTAATACAATTATTAAATATTACAAAAAATAATACAATTATAGTTATTGATGAAGCATATATAGATTTTTGTATAAAAAACACATTAGTTTCTTTAATTAAAAAATATAATAATTTAGTTATTTTAAGAACATTATCCAAATCATTTGCTCTTGCAGGTATTAGATGTGGTTTTGTTATTGCAAATATTTATATTATTAATTTATTACGCAAAGTTATTGCACCATATCCAGTTCCACAGCCAGTATCTGATATAGCAATACAAGCTTTACAAAAAAAAAATATCAATATTATGTTTAATAATATTGATATATTAATGAATAATAAATATTGGTTAATAGAACATTTAAAAAAAATCAGTTTTGTCAAATATATTTATCCTAGTGTAACTAATTACATTTTAGTAGAATTTATTAATGCTGAATATATTTTTAAATATTTATACAGTAAAAATATTATTGTAAGAAGTCAAAATCATGAACCACAATTAAAAAATTGTATAAGAATTACTATTGGTTCATTTGATGAATGTAAAAAGCTTATATTTATTTTAAATCAATTATCTTTATGA